In Gopherus evgoodei ecotype Sinaloan lineage chromosome 10, rGopEvg1_v1.p, whole genome shotgun sequence, a single window of DNA contains:
- the LOC115658726 gene encoding hemoglobin subunit alpha-1-like: MALLTDADKKNIQHIWAKLFENPEETGKTVVIKLFKDYPETKAYFKTIPTEGNLQEDPLVRFHGRRVMVALNQVVENLDNWKQACRILDRLADKHKNVHQVPAVNFQSMFQVILSVCKDLLGNEFSTDVSLSWEKLFGLLSEQINASYVSTSKS; the protein is encoded by the exons ATGGCTTTGCTAACTGATGCTGATAAGAAGAATATCCAACACATCTGGGCAAAGTTATTTGAGAATCCAGAAGAGACTGGCAAAACAGTTGTGATCAA ACTCTTCAAAGATTATCCTGAGACAAAAGCATACTTCAAGACCATCCCGACTGAAGGCAACCTGCAGGAGGATCCGCTGGTGCGTTTCCATGGCCGGAGAGTCATGGTTGCCCTCAACCAGGTGGTTGAAAACCTGGACAATTGGAAGCAGGCCTGCAGGATTCTGGACCGTCTAGCAGACAAGCACAAGAATGTGCACCAAGTGCCAGCAGTGAATTTCCAG AGCATGTTTCAGGTGATCCTAAGTGTCTGCAAAGACCTCCTAGGAAATGAATTCAGCACCGACGTGTCCCTGTCCTGGGAGAAGCTCTTTGGTCTGCTCTCTGAACAAATAAATGCATCTTATGTAAGCACTTCCAAGTCCTGA